Proteins encoded by one window of Sorex araneus isolate mSorAra2 chromosome 3, mSorAra2.pri, whole genome shotgun sequence:
- the LOC129403604 gene encoding olfactory receptor 4F6-like codes for MDKVNNSVVSEFVFLGLSNSWEIQLLLFFFSSVFYVASLMGNLLIVLAVTSDSHLQTPMYFLLANLSIIDLIFCSSTAPKMIYDLLRKHKVISFGGCLVQIFFIHAIGGTEMVLLIAMAFDRYVAICKPLHYLTIMNPRRCILFLITSWIIGLIHSVTQLAFVIDLPFCGPNELDSFFCDLPRFIKLACTDTYKLGFMVTTNSGFISVFGFLILMISYIFILVTVQKKSSGSISKALSTLSAHVTVVVLFFGPLIFFYIWPFPISHLDKFLGIFDAVITPSLNPVIYTFRNKEMKGAIKRLCTQFMNYSKF; via the coding sequence ATGGATAAAGTCAATAACTCTGTGGTGTCTGAGTTTGTGTTCCTGGGGCTTTCCAATTCCTGGGAGATACAGctgctcctctttttcttttcctctgtcttCTATGTGGCGAGCCTGATGGGGAATCTCCTCATTGTGCTAGCAGTGACCTCGGATTCTCATTTACAGACTCCCATGTACTTCCTGCTGGCAAATCTTTCCATCATTGACTTGATATTTTGCTCTTCTACAGCTCCCAAGATGATTTATGATCTTTTAAGAAAGCACaaagttatttcttttggggggtgtctAGTCCAAATCTTCTTTATTCATGCAATTGGGGGCACTGAAATGGTGTTACTCATTGCCATGGCATTTGACAGATATGTTGCCATCTGCAAACCTCTCCACTATCTGACCATCATGAACCCCCgaagatgcattttatttttaatcacttccTGGATTATTGGACTTATTCATTCAGTGACCCAGTTGGCTTTTGTTATAGACTTGCCTTTCTGTGGCCCTAATGAATTAGACAGCTTCTTTTGTGATCTTCCTCGATTTATCAAACTTGCTTGCACAGACACTTACAAATTGGGATTCATGGTTACTACCAATAGTGGCTTTATTTCTGTGTTCGGCTTTTTAATTCTGATGatctcttatatttttattttggtcactgtacaGAAAAAATCTTCTGGTAGCATATCTAAGGCTCTTTCTACTCTGTCAGCTCACGTCACAGTggtggttttgttctttgggccattAATCTTTTTCTACATCTGGCCATTTCCCATATCACATCTGGATAAATTTCTTGGCATCTTTGATGCTGTTATCACTCCTTCTCTAAATCCAGTTATTTACACTTTTAGAAATAAGGAGATGAAGGGAGCAATAAAGAGATTATGCACTCAATTTATGAATTacagtaaattttaa